From one Humulus lupulus chromosome 8, drHumLupu1.1, whole genome shotgun sequence genomic stretch:
- the LOC133794843 gene encoding tropinone reductase-like 3: protein MEKSYKIGKRFEGKVAIVTASTQGIGFSIAERLGIEGASVVISSRKQKNVDEAVEKLRGKGIEAFGIVCHVSNAQQRKNLIDKTVQKYGKIDVFVSNAAVNPSVNSILETRESVLDKLWEVNVKASILVLQDAAPHLTKGSSVVFISSIAGFQPDRTLAMYGVTKTALLGLTKALAAQMAPNTRVNCVAPGFVPTHFADFLTRDAAIKQELEEKTLLKRLGTTEDMAAATAFLASDDASYITGETLVVAGGTQSRL from the exons CGGCTTCAGTATCGCAGAGCGTCTAGGTATCGAAGGTGCCTCCGTCGTGATCTCTTCCCGAAAGCAG AAAAACGTGGATGAGGCAGTTGAAAAGCTAAGGGGGAAGGGAATTGAGGCGTTTGGGATTGTTTGTCATGTTTCAAATGCTCAGCAAAGGAAAAATCTTATAGACAAAACTGTTCAG AAATATGGGAAGATTGATGTGTTTGTATCGAACGCTGCTGTAAATCCTTCCGTTAATTCGATTTTGGAAACCCGAGAATCCGTCCTTGACAAGCTATGGGAAGTTAATGTCAAAGCTTCTATACTTGTTCTACAG GATGCAGCTCCTCACTTGACAAAGGGTTCTTCAGTTGTTTTCATTTCCTCTATCGCTGGTTTCCAACCTGACCGTACCTTGGCAATGTATGGGGTCACTAAAACTGCCCTCTTGGGGCTTACCAAG GCACTTGCTGCTCAAATGGCCCCAAATACTCGAGTAAACTGTGTTGCACCTGGTTTTGTACCAACACATTTTGCGGATTTTCTTACTAGAGATGCTGCTATT AAGCAGGAGCTTGAGGAGAAGACTCTGCTTAAGAGGCTTGGAACCACTGAAGACATGGCTGCTGCTACTGCTTTTTTGGCGTCTGATGATGCTTCTTACATAACTGGAGAAACACTGGTGGTGGCTGGAGGGACCCAATCTAGGCTCTAA